CATGGTCGAGCCCCGATTCTTGGATATAGGGAAGGTATTGCGCAACGCGAAACTTAAAGCTGGCTTTATCCGGTCTTGTGGTCACAAAAGCGACTTTCATTTCGGACTCTTTCTTCTTTTTGTGGCCGCCGACAGCCTTTAGGGTTCCTTGGATAGCTGTTTAGCGGGGCGCAAGGTGACCTGAAGCGCATAACAGGGAATCAAGTAGCACAGATTTTCCTCATAGAATTCCATCAACCAGGTATTCAGATTGAAAAATGATTGAAACATGCGTTTTACCAGTTTTCGGCCTTTCCACGGGGAGGTGAACACAATCGTGATATCTTCCGTGATGAAACCGAATTCCTGATAAAAAGAGGGGACTTTTCTTTTGAATCTGTCCTGGTGGTTGGAGAAATATTCAAAGGTGTATAGTCCGAAAAACCGCTTATGGGTGTAGTCGGAGTAGTAATAAGGATTTGAAAAATGCGGCACATATAAAAATTTCCGGCCATCGGGTTTAAGAACGCGCCAAATCTCCTTCATCAAGAACTCGAAATTGTCAATGTGTTCCAAAAAGCTCTTTGAATGAATTTCATCCACTGAATTATCCGGGAAAAAAGGCAACCCCTCTTCCAGATCCGCGACAATATCGACGTGCGGCATTTCCATTTTATCGATGCAGATCCGACCGGGCCTTTTTTTTTCGCCACTGCCCAATTCGATAATAACGGGTTCCGGCTGTTCCGTTTTTTTTTTCAAATCGATTTTAAAAATTGGCGGCATAACACATCCCCCTATATTTTATCTTGCGCGGCCGAAGTCAGGAACCGTTCGATATCATGATTCAATAGCATGGGAAGCATCTTTTCTATCTTCGATTCAGGCCAATTCCACCATTTCGAATTCAGCAAGCGTTGAATGGTCATATCATCAAAGCGTTTTTTTAGCACCCGGGCCGGATTGCCCGCCACAACGGCATAAGGCGGAACATTTGCGGTGACAACGGCTCTAACGCCGACCACCGCCCCATCGCCAATTTTTACGCCGGACAAAATCACGGCTTCTTGGCCGATCCATACATCATTTCCTATTTCCACATCGCCCTTTGTTTTTGGATGACCCTTGATGTGGTTTGCCGAATGCCACAGAACATTAAACGGGTAGGTGGTTACCCAGTCGATGCGATGTTCTCCTCCGAGAAAAATTTGCACGCCGGCTGCGATGGAACAAAAGGCGCCGATTTTTAAAGTGGCGCCGTCTTTTCGCCGCAATATTCGAAGATCGGAGCCGTACGTTCCACGGCCGATCTCATATTGCGGAAATTTTTGCTGCAGGGTTTTCGGATGGCCGATTATCCATTTCTTCAACAGGGTCATTAGCTTGATGTGCATAGGGTGCATGTGCTTTCAATCCGTTATGAAGCCTTGTGGGATGAACGCCGGCGCGCCCTTATTTTTCGGGTGTGCCGCGCAATCCGGCTGGTTTTGCGCTGAATCCAAACCAACAAGGCCCGGTCCGTCAATCGCAGTCGCTTCGTCCGGTGATAGGTTTGAAACAGAGTCGTCCGGTCATTTTCGTCAAAAAGCGGCGCCGGCATGGAATAAAATAATTCCGCCAGGATTTTGATGCCCCATTTAAAGCGCATCCACTTTTTTCGATCCACTCGCTGAAGATCGAACAGCGCCAGGGAAAATTCCCCATCCTTATCTTCAGGGCCGATCAGGACATGCGTTGCGTTGAAGTCGCGGTGGTTTAAGCCTTTTTCATGCATGGTTCGGGCAAGACGGGCAATGGCGGAAATGATTCGATGTTTGCGCTGTTGTCCGATCGGGCCGCTGAGCTTTTCGGGGTGATCGTGTATCAGCTTTTCCAAGGAGATGAAAGGGGAGACATCTTCCGTCACCAGAAAGGATTCGTATCGAAAAAAGCTGAGTTGCCGTTCCCCAGCCGCCACGGGTGCAACC
This Desulfobacterales bacterium DNA region includes the following protein-coding sequences:
- a CDS encoding methyltransferase domain-containing protein; translated protein: MPPIFKIDLKKKTEQPEPVIIELGSGEKKRPGRICIDKMEMPHVDIVADLEEGLPFFPDNSVDEIHSKSFLEHIDNFEFLMKEIWRVLKPDGRKFLYVPHFSNPYYYSDYTHKRFFGLYTFEYFSNHQDRFKRKVPSFYQEFGFITEDITIVFTSPWKGRKLVKRMFQSFFNLNTWLMEFYEENLCYLIPCYALQVTLRPAKQLSKEP
- a CDS encoding CatB-related O-acetyltransferase, whose amino-acid sequence is MHIKLMTLLKKWIIGHPKTLQQKFPQYEIGRGTYGSDLRILRRKDGATLKIGAFCSIAAGVQIFLGGEHRIDWVTTYPFNVLWHSANHIKGHPKTKGDVEIGNDVWIGQEAVILSGVKIGDGAVVGVRAVVTANVPPYAVVAGNPARVLKKRFDDMTIQRLLNSKWWNWPESKIEKMLPMLLNHDIERFLTSAAQDKI
- a CDS encoding lipopolysaccharide kinase InaA family protein yields the protein MSIGSQKIEIDARQNMVINRDYAPILSENGLMDFDGFYQYGGGTLVKQIRERSVTRLEVHPCGKTSVFFLKRHIAERLGVCARIAAWVSGRSTSPGMAEFETICEFRENGIPTVAPVAAGERQLSFFRYESFLVTEDVSPFISLEKLIHDHPEKLSGPIGQQRKHRIISAIARLARTMHEKGLNHRDFNATHVLIGPEDKDGEFSLALFDLQRVDRKKWMRFKWGIKILAELFYSMPAPLFDENDRTTLFQTYHRTKRLRLTDRALLVWIQRKTSRIARHTRKIRARRRSSHKAS